The following coding sequences lie in one Pan paniscus chromosome X, NHGRI_mPanPan1-v2.0_pri, whole genome shotgun sequence genomic window:
- the LOC117977561 gene encoding X antigen family member 5, with protein sequence MSWRGRRYRPRRCLRLAQLVGPMLEPSVPEPQQEEPPTESQDHTPGQKREEDQGAAEIQVPNLEADLQELSQSKTGDECGDSPDVQGKILPKSEQFKMPEGGEGKPQL encoded by the exons ATGAGTTGGCGAGGAAGAAGATATAGACCAAGACGATGTTTACGACTTGCTCAGCTGGTTGGGCCTATGCTT GAGCCCAGTGTGCCAGAGCCTCAACAAGAAGAACCACCAACTGAAAGTCAGGATCATACACCTGGTCAGAAGAGAGAAGAAGATCAGGGTGCAGCTGAGATTCAAg TGCCTAACCTGGAAGCTGATCTCCAGGAGCTGTCTCAGTCAAAGACTGGGGATGAATGTGGAGATAGTCCTGATGTCCAGGGGAAGATTCTGCCAAAATCAGAGCAATTTAAAATGCCAGAAGGAG GGGAAGGGAAACCACAGCTTTAA